From a single Arachis hypogaea cultivar Tifrunner chromosome 3, arahy.Tifrunner.gnm2.J5K5, whole genome shotgun sequence genomic region:
- the LOC112777042 gene encoding uncharacterized protein produces MSALSLRGILENNKLARVNYDDCYRNLRIVLMHERLIDIIDKPAVTAPVPKEDGSIDIEATKAYEKFLKNYLSTKSIILASMCSDLQRQHQDMDPPTIVEHLKKISTLDVDSPVRPHVLKMIDLIDQLEKLGCELGKELSQDLILQSLWQWWKLVD; encoded by the exons ATGTCTGCTTTATCACTGCGTGGCATACTTGAAAATAACAAATTAGCTAGAGTCAATTATGATGATTGTTATCGCAATTTAAGAATTGTTCTTATGCATGAAAGGCTAATTGATATAATCGATAAGCCTGCTGTTACGGCCCCAGTTCCTAAAGAGGATGGAAGTATTGATATTGAGGCTACCAAGGCTTATGAGAAGTTCTTGAAAAATTATCTTTCTACCAAATCCATCATTCTGGCATCCATGTGTTCTGATCTTCAGAGGCAACATCAAGACATGGATCCACCAACTATTGTTGAACATCTTAAGAAGAT ATCCACACTTGATGTGGACTCTCCTGTTAGACCCCATGTTCTTAAGATGATTGATCTTATTGACCAACTTGAGAAGTTGGGATGCGAATTGGGCAAAGAACTTTCACAAGATTTGATCTTGCAATCTCTTTGGCAGTGGTGGAAATTGGTAGATTAA